The following are encoded together in the Osmerus eperlanus chromosome 18, fOsmEpe2.1, whole genome shotgun sequence genome:
- the ftsj1 gene encoding putative tRNA (cytidine(32)/guanosine(34)-2'-O)-methyltransferase — translation MGRSSKDKRDIYYRLAKEEGWRARSAFKLLQLDEEFGLFKGVRRAVDLCAAPGSWSQVLSRKLRGKEEGSEEVRSEEVKIVAVDLQAMAPLPGVTQIQGDITKISTAQEIIRHFEGQSADLVVCDGAPDVTGLHDVDEYIQAQLLLAALNITTHVLKPGGTFVAKIFRGKDVTLLYSQLKIFFSGVTCAKPRSSRNSSIEAFVVCQNYTPPEGYVPNMSNPLLDHSYDVDFNQLEGPNRIIVPFLACGDLSAFDSDRTYPLQLDGSKEYQYTPPTQPPICPPYQQACHLRKNNLLAKEDSPSLPLDEAFSSMELSSHQGETPAHSSASSTQNTVK, via the exons ATGGGTCGCTCCTCCAAAGATAAGCGTGATATCTACTACCGCCTGGccaaggaggagggctggagggccagGAGCGCTTTCAAATTGCTGCAACTGGACGAGGAATTCGGACTGTTCAAAG GTGTCAGGAGGGCAGTGGATCTGTGCGCTGCACCAGGCAGCTGGAGTCAAGTCCTTAGTCGTAAACTCAG aggaaaagaggaagggAGTGAGGAAGTAAGGAGTGAGGAGGTGAAGATTGTGGCTGTTGACCTCCAGGCTATGGCCCCACTACCAGGGGTTACACAGATTCAGGGAGACATTACCAAG ATATCTACCGCCCAGGAGATAATCAGACATTTTGAGGGCCAGTCTGCAGACCTGGTCGTGTGTGATGGGGCACCAGATG TGACGGGACTTCATGATGTGGATGAGTATATTCAAGCTCAGCTCTTATTGGCA GCTCTAAACATTACCACACATGTTCTGAAACCCGGAGGGACGTTTGTGGCCAAG ATATTCCGGGGTAAAGATGTGACCTTGTTGTACTCCCAGCTGAAGATCTTCTTCAGTGGTGTAACTTGTGCCAAGCCGCGCAGCAGCAGGAACTCCAGCATAG AGGCGTTTGTGGTTTGTCAGAATTACACTCCTCCTGAGGGATATGTCCCCAACATGTCCAACCCCCTGCTGGACCACTCATATG ATGTAGATTTCAACCAGCTAGAGGGGCCGAATCGGATCATTGTTCCTTTTCTGGCCTGTGGGGATCTCAGTGCATTTGACTCCGACAGAACCTATCCACTCCAG CTGGATGGCAGTAAAGAATACCAGTACacgccccccacccagcccccaatTTGCCCACCCTACCAACAGGCTTGTCATTTGCGCAAGAATAACCTATTGGCTAAAGAGGATTCCCCTTCCCTCCCATTGGATGAAGCCTTTTCCTCCATGGAACTTTCAAGCCATCAAGGAGAAACCCCTGCCCATTCATCAGCCTCCTCAACACAGAACACTGTCAAATAA
- the LOC134038732 gene encoding uncharacterized protein LOC134038732 isoform X1, with amino-acid sequence MSPSYVLLMYVTCSTINEGCADSVTTPKILLNPGYINEVTPVFVRCESSNHNAHKCQFYKDRGSNPIHTTQNATCQIKVTWNKFISWKKTEVELSCAILGGDGKTVLSKMSNMERLKVNDPIGITKIHVENTGVDFWTLRCVATAGELCNFYLNNIQVLIKETPFQRGVCVERVSTEVLWKERMMSSGDVSFSCEVKLKVRDEGSGSSSWAVKRSEPYNFTEKVLNLPQNTTSASLILSTRGGSDDLAQGFGPQFPLFSGLITTSLFCCILLIGSVVCCYRHREGANSSLSFPDISLTLVLSSGRSDPSVIVTHRRIATTLPHTKTK; translated from the exons ATGTCTCCGTCTTATGTTCTACTAATGT ATGTCACTTGTTCCACAATCAATGAAGGATGTGCAG ACAGTGTCACCACTCCAAAGATTTTATTAAACCCAGGGTACATCAATGAAGTTACACCTGTCTTTGTGCGCTGTGAGTCTTCAAACCACAATGCACACAAGTGTCAATTCTACAAAGACAGGGGATCTAATCCAATACATACAACTCAAAATGCTACATGCCAAATCAAAGTGACCTGGAATAAGTTTATCAGCTGGAAAAAGACAGAGGTCGAGCTCAGCTGTGCCATACTGGGTGGAGACGGGAAAACAGTTCTTTCCAAGATGAGCAACATGGAAAGACTTAAAGTCAATG ACCCAATTGGAATAACCAAGATCCACGTGGAAAACACAGGTGTCGATTTTTGGACACTTCGGTGTGTGGCGACGGCTGGAGAATTATGCAATTTCTACCTAAATAACATTCAAGTATTAATAAAGGAAACACCATTCcaacgaggtgtgtgtgtggagagagtgtcCACGGAGGTGCTGTGGAAAGAGAGGATGATGAGTTCTGGAGACGTCTCCTTCTCCTGTGAGGTGAAGCTGAAGGTTAGGGATGAAGGCTCTGGGTCTTCGTCCTGGGCAGTAAAACGGAGTGAACCGTATAACTTCACTGAAAAAG TTTTGAATTTACCTCAAAACACCACCTCAGCCAGTCTCATCCTATCCACTAGAGGAGGTTCAGATGACCTAGCCCAAG GATTCGGTCCACAGTTCCCTCTCTTCAGTGGACTGATCAccacttctctcttctgttgTATTCTCCTTATCGGCTCCGTGGTATGCTGCTACCGCCACAGAGAAGGTGCAAATTCCTCACTTTCTTTCCCAGAtatttctttaacccttgtgttatcttcgggtcgttctgacccatcagtcattgtgacccaccgtcgtattgcgacaactttaccgcatacaaaaacaaagtga
- the LOC134038732 gene encoding uncharacterized protein LOC134038732 isoform X2 has product MSPSYVLLMYVTCSTINEGCADSVTTPKILLNPGYINEVTPVFVRCESSNHNAHKCQFYKDRGSNPIHTTQNATCQIKVTWNKFISWKKTEVELSCAILGGDGKTVLSKMSNMERLKVNDPIGITKIHVENTGVDFWTLRCVATAGELCNFYLNNIQVLIKETPFQRGVCVERVSTEVLWKERMMSSGDVSFSCEVKLKVRDEGSGSSSWAVKRSEPYNFTEKASLILSTRGGSDDLAQGFGPQFPLFSGLITTSLFCCILLIGSVVCCYRHREGANSSLSFPDISLTLVLSSGRSDPSVIVTHRRIATTLPHTKTK; this is encoded by the exons ATGTCTCCGTCTTATGTTCTACTAATGT ATGTCACTTGTTCCACAATCAATGAAGGATGTGCAG ACAGTGTCACCACTCCAAAGATTTTATTAAACCCAGGGTACATCAATGAAGTTACACCTGTCTTTGTGCGCTGTGAGTCTTCAAACCACAATGCACACAAGTGTCAATTCTACAAAGACAGGGGATCTAATCCAATACATACAACTCAAAATGCTACATGCCAAATCAAAGTGACCTGGAATAAGTTTATCAGCTGGAAAAAGACAGAGGTCGAGCTCAGCTGTGCCATACTGGGTGGAGACGGGAAAACAGTTCTTTCCAAGATGAGCAACATGGAAAGACTTAAAGTCAATG ACCCAATTGGAATAACCAAGATCCACGTGGAAAACACAGGTGTCGATTTTTGGACACTTCGGTGTGTGGCGACGGCTGGAGAATTATGCAATTTCTACCTAAATAACATTCAAGTATTAATAAAGGAAACACCATTCcaacgaggtgtgtgtgtggagagagtgtcCACGGAGGTGCTGTGGAAAGAGAGGATGATGAGTTCTGGAGACGTCTCCTTCTCCTGTGAGGTGAAGCTGAAGGTTAGGGATGAAGGCTCTGGGTCTTCGTCCTGGGCAGTAAAACGGAGTGAACCGTATAACTTCACTGAAAAAG CCAGTCTCATCCTATCCACTAGAGGAGGTTCAGATGACCTAGCCCAAG GATTCGGTCCACAGTTCCCTCTCTTCAGTGGACTGATCAccacttctctcttctgttgTATTCTCCTTATCGGCTCCGTGGTATGCTGCTACCGCCACAGAGAAGGTGCAAATTCCTCACTTTCTTTCCCAGAtatttctttaacccttgtgttatcttcgggtcgttctgacccatcagtcattgtgacccaccgtcgtattgcgacaactttaccgcatacaaaaacaaagtga
- the LOC134038732 gene encoding uncharacterized protein LOC134038732 isoform X3, with protein sequence MSPSYVLLMYVTCSTINEGCADSVTTPKILLNPGYINEVTPVFVRCESSNHNAHKCQFYKDRGSNPIHTTQNATCQIKVTWNKFISWKKTEVELSCAILGGDGKTVLSKMSNMERLKVNDPIGITKIHVENTGVDFWTLRCVATAGELCNFYLNNIQVLIKETPFQRGVCVERVSTEVLWKERMMSSGDVSFSCEVKLKVRDEGSGSSSWAVKRSEPYNFTEKVLNLPQNTTSASLILSTRGGSDDLAQGFGPQFPLFSGLITTSLFCCILLIGSVVCCYRHREAKKSSTAIRRNRHEQEDSLEPVCEY encoded by the exons ATGTCTCCGTCTTATGTTCTACTAATGT ATGTCACTTGTTCCACAATCAATGAAGGATGTGCAG ACAGTGTCACCACTCCAAAGATTTTATTAAACCCAGGGTACATCAATGAAGTTACACCTGTCTTTGTGCGCTGTGAGTCTTCAAACCACAATGCACACAAGTGTCAATTCTACAAAGACAGGGGATCTAATCCAATACATACAACTCAAAATGCTACATGCCAAATCAAAGTGACCTGGAATAAGTTTATCAGCTGGAAAAAGACAGAGGTCGAGCTCAGCTGTGCCATACTGGGTGGAGACGGGAAAACAGTTCTTTCCAAGATGAGCAACATGGAAAGACTTAAAGTCAATG ACCCAATTGGAATAACCAAGATCCACGTGGAAAACACAGGTGTCGATTTTTGGACACTTCGGTGTGTGGCGACGGCTGGAGAATTATGCAATTTCTACCTAAATAACATTCAAGTATTAATAAAGGAAACACCATTCcaacgaggtgtgtgtgtggagagagtgtcCACGGAGGTGCTGTGGAAAGAGAGGATGATGAGTTCTGGAGACGTCTCCTTCTCCTGTGAGGTGAAGCTGAAGGTTAGGGATGAAGGCTCTGGGTCTTCGTCCTGGGCAGTAAAACGGAGTGAACCGTATAACTTCACTGAAAAAG TTTTGAATTTACCTCAAAACACCACCTCAGCCAGTCTCATCCTATCCACTAGAGGAGGTTCAGATGACCTAGCCCAAG GATTCGGTCCACAGTTCCCTCTCTTCAGTGGACTGATCAccacttctctcttctgttgTATTCTCCTTATCGGCTCCGTGGTATGCTGCTACCGCCACAGAGAAG CCAAGAAATCCTCCACTGCCATAAGAAG AAACCGACATGAACAGGAAGATTCACTTGAACCTGTGTGTGAGTATTGA